A single genomic interval of Ramlibacter sp. harbors:
- a CDS encoding 2TM domain-containing protein yields the protein MNATTPLNDQQIERMARKRAGMRMGWLIHAIVFVAVNLLLAGLSAASGRAWAIYPFLGWGLGLAIHGAVVLLAMPGAGLYERLLQQERDRLSSRDAW from the coding sequence ATGAACGCCACCACCCCCCTGAACGACCAGCAGATCGAACGCATGGCCCGCAAGCGCGCTGGCATGCGCATGGGCTGGCTGATCCACGCCATCGTGTTCGTCGCCGTCAACCTGCTGCTGGCCGGCTTGTCGGCCGCCAGTGGCCGCGCCTGGGCGATCTACCCGTTCCTGGGCTGGGGCCTGGGCCTGGCCATCCACGGCGCCGTGGTGCTGCTGGCCATGCCCGGTGCCGGCCTGTATGAACGCCTGCTCCAGCAGGAACGCGACCGCCTGTCCTCGCGCGACGCCTGGTAA
- a CDS encoding dienelactone hydrolase family protein yields the protein MALPARQAQAQSVAPQSALAMGMTEMPGQDGKGVVTVFYPTSGAQAPVQRFRFTFNAALDAAPQRGNGRLVVVSHGTGGAPWVHTDLARALVQAGYVVAMPEHRGDNNKDDSDTGPESYKRRPGEVSRAIDVVAADARFAPLLALDKVGMYGFSAGGHTALSLAGGRWSPARFLAHCEAHLGEDFASCVGIALRLTGGPLDGLKKSMALGVLRQRFSDATWYTHEDPRIKAIVAAAPAAMDFDASSLATPHVPLGLITLGQDKWLTPQFHSGAILAACKTCTVVADLPTAGHGAMLSPPPPMNLLPSNLVELLQDPPGFDRAQLPEVNRKVVGFLSSQLLP from the coding sequence ATGGCATTGCCCGCCAGGCAGGCACAGGCACAGTCCGTGGCACCTCAGTCTGCCCTTGCCATGGGCATGACCGAGATGCCAGGGCAGGACGGCAAGGGCGTGGTGACGGTGTTCTATCCCACGTCCGGCGCCCAGGCGCCTGTCCAGCGTTTTCGCTTCACCTTCAACGCGGCGCTGGACGCCGCGCCGCAACGCGGCAACGGCCGCCTGGTGGTGGTCTCGCACGGCACGGGCGGCGCGCCCTGGGTCCACACCGATCTGGCGCGCGCGCTGGTGCAAGCCGGCTACGTGGTGGCCATGCCCGAGCACAGGGGCGACAACAACAAGGACGACAGCGACACGGGGCCCGAGAGCTACAAGCGCCGCCCCGGCGAGGTGTCGCGCGCCATTGACGTCGTGGCGGCCGACGCGCGCTTTGCGCCCTTGCTGGCGCTGGACAAGGTCGGCATGTATGGCTTTTCCGCGGGCGGCCACACGGCACTCAGCCTGGCCGGCGGGCGCTGGTCGCCGGCCCGCTTTCTGGCGCACTGCGAGGCGCACCTGGGTGAGGACTTTGCGTCCTGCGTTGGCATCGCCCTGCGCCTGACCGGCGGCCCGCTGGACGGCCTGAAGAAGTCCATGGCGCTCGGCGTGCTGCGCCAGCGCTTTTCAGATGCCACCTGGTACACCCACGAAGACCCGCGCATCAAGGCCATCGTGGCCGCCGCGCCGGCCGCCATGGACTTTGACGCCAGTTCGCTGGCCACGCCGCATGTGCCGCTGGGCCTGATCACCCTGGGGCAGGACAAATGGCTGACGCCGCAGTTTCACAGCGGCGCCATCCTTGCGGCCTGCAAGACCTGCACCGTGGTGGCCGACCTGCCCACCGCAGGCCACGGCGCCATGCTCTCGCCCCCGCCGCCCATGAACCTCCTGCCGTCCAACCTGGTTGAACTGCTGCAGGACCCGCCCGGCTTTGACCGCGCCCAGTTGCCCGAGGTCAACCGCAAGGTGGTCGGGTTTCTCAGCAGCCAGCTTCTGCCATGA